One Mycobacteriales bacterium DNA segment encodes these proteins:
- a CDS encoding P-loop NTPase → MSQPTLPSVDAVTAALATVQDPEIHRPITDLGMVDDVAVAIDGTVEVKILLTTAGCPLRDRITNDVTAAVSKVPGVTSVKVALDVMSEEQRQQLRATLQGGRPQRQISFAQAGSLTKVYAIASGKGGVGKSSTTANLAVAMAAAGHTVGIVDADVYGHSMPRMFGITTPPAIVDGMIVPPEAYGVRVVSPGMFVEGNRPIAWRGPMLHRALEQLLADVFWGDLDVLLLDLPPGTGDIAISTAQLLPGAEVVVVTTPQLAAHEVAERAGSVAMQTRQRLAGVIENMAGFPCPHCGELMDVFGSGGGQAVADSLTALVGAPVPLLGSVPIEPAIREGGDVGTPVVVGAPESAAAKAFVAIATELAGKKRGLAGRMLTLSPV, encoded by the coding sequence ATGAGCCAGCCCACTTTGCCGAGCGTCGACGCGGTCACCGCGGCACTGGCGACCGTCCAGGACCCTGAGATCCACCGCCCGATCACCGACCTCGGCATGGTCGACGACGTCGCGGTCGCCATCGACGGCACGGTCGAGGTCAAGATCCTGTTGACCACGGCCGGCTGCCCGCTGCGCGATCGGATCACCAACGACGTCACTGCGGCCGTGTCCAAAGTGCCGGGCGTGACGAGCGTCAAGGTCGCACTCGACGTGATGAGCGAGGAGCAACGTCAGCAGCTGCGCGCCACCTTGCAGGGCGGCCGCCCGCAGCGCCAGATCAGCTTCGCCCAGGCGGGTTCGCTGACCAAGGTCTACGCGATCGCCAGCGGCAAGGGCGGCGTCGGCAAGTCGTCGACGACCGCGAACCTCGCCGTAGCGATGGCTGCCGCCGGCCACACCGTCGGCATCGTCGACGCCGACGTCTACGGACACTCGATGCCGCGCATGTTCGGCATCACCACGCCACCGGCGATCGTCGACGGGATGATCGTCCCGCCCGAGGCGTACGGCGTACGAGTCGTCTCGCCGGGCATGTTCGTCGAAGGCAACCGCCCGATCGCCTGGCGCGGGCCGATGCTGCACCGCGCGCTCGAGCAGCTGCTCGCCGACGTGTTCTGGGGCGATCTCGACGTCCTCCTGCTCGACCTGCCGCCGGGGACCGGCGACATCGCGATCTCGACCGCTCAGCTGCTGCCCGGCGCCGAGGTGGTGGTCGTCACCACGCCGCAGCTCGCCGCCCACGAGGTGGCCGAGCGTGCCGGCTCGGTCGCGATGCAGACCCGGCAGCGCCTCGCCGGAGTCATCGAGAACATGGCCGGTTTCCCGTGCCCGCACTGCGGCGAGCTGATGGACGTGTTCGGCTCCGGCGGCGGCCAGGCGGTCGCCGACAGCCTCACGGCGCTGGTCGGCGCGCCCGTGCCGCTGCTGGGTTCGGTGCCGATCGAGCCCGCGATCCGCGAGGGTGGCGACGTCGGTACGCCGGTCGTGGTCGGGGCGCCGGAGTCGGCTGCCGCGAAGGCGTTCGTCGCCATCGCCACGGAGCTGGCGGGCAAGAAGCGTGGCCTCGCCGGCCGGATGCTGACGCTCAGCCCCGTCTAG
- a CDS encoding sec-independent translocase, whose translation MLGNLGWEEVLVLAILGLLIFGPDRLPKAASDAARMLRELRAMARGAASDLKAELGPELADLDLRGLHPRRFVEDIFTDDDSPVAPRQRRATVALQAGERPPYDDDAT comes from the coding sequence GTGCTCGGGAACCTCGGTTGGGAAGAGGTCCTCGTCCTTGCGATCCTCGGGCTGCTCATCTTCGGCCCGGATCGGCTGCCGAAGGCGGCGTCTGACGCGGCGCGGATGCTGCGCGAGCTGCGGGCGATGGCGCGCGGTGCCGCGAGCGACCTGAAGGCCGAGCTCGGTCCCGAGCTGGCGGACTTGGACCTGCGTGGTCTGCATCCGCGGCGCTTCGTCGAGGACATCTTCACCGACGACGACTCCCCGGTCGCGCCCCGGCAACGCCGCGCGACCGTGGCCCTCCAGGCCGGCGAGCGGCCGCCGTACGACGACGACGCGACCTGA
- a CDS encoding trypsin-like peptidase domain-containing protein: MVAALIAVVAAVLGGAVGGLVVHDHDGTDGSVRTVTLGATSEPDISSGGTDSVAAVARLILPSVVSIQVKSHDGGDTGSGIVLSKAGFIMTNNHVIAAAAAGGSLSVILPDKDRVSAKIVGHPDTVDDIAIIKVTGVRDLVPVALGNSDDLAVGDTVVAVGSPLGLAGTVTSGIISALNRPVEAGGEQGIPDDVIDAIQTDAAINPGNSGGPLVDIEGRVIGVNSAIASLSSEGISGQQTGSIGLGFAIPINEAKRIAEQIITRGYSTHAIIGVQLNAAYAGDGAEIGSGSDADAVTPGGPAAKAGLEPGDIIVAVNGERITTADELIVAIRSRVPGDRITLTYLRDGHRHEVSLVLGSSRST; the protein is encoded by the coding sequence ATGGTCGCCGCCCTCATCGCCGTCGTCGCGGCGGTGCTCGGAGGCGCAGTCGGCGGGCTCGTCGTCCACGACCACGACGGCACCGACGGCTCGGTGCGTACGGTGACGCTCGGTGCGACCAGCGAGCCGGACATCAGCAGCGGCGGCACTGACTCGGTGGCCGCGGTGGCCCGGCTCATCCTGCCCAGCGTCGTGTCGATCCAGGTGAAGTCACACGACGGCGGCGACACCGGTTCCGGCATCGTGTTGAGCAAGGCCGGTTTCATCATGACCAACAACCACGTGATCGCTGCCGCCGCCGCGGGCGGCAGCCTGTCGGTGATCCTTCCGGACAAGGACCGGGTATCGGCGAAGATCGTCGGCCATCCCGACACCGTCGACGACATCGCCATCATCAAGGTGACGGGCGTGCGCGACCTCGTACCGGTCGCGCTCGGGAACTCCGACGACCTCGCGGTCGGCGACACCGTGGTCGCCGTCGGGTCACCGCTCGGCCTCGCCGGCACCGTGACCAGCGGCATCATCAGCGCGTTGAACCGACCCGTCGAGGCGGGCGGGGAGCAGGGCATCCCGGATGACGTGATCGACGCGATCCAGACGGACGCCGCGATCAACCCCGGCAACTCCGGCGGACCGTTGGTGGACATCGAAGGCCGGGTGATCGGGGTGAACTCCGCGATCGCGTCCCTGTCCTCGGAGGGGATCTCCGGCCAGCAGACCGGCAGCATCGGGTTGGGCTTCGCGATCCCGATCAACGAGGCGAAGCGGATCGCCGAGCAGATCATCACGAGGGGCTACTCGACGCACGCCATCATCGGCGTCCAGCTCAACGCGGCGTACGCCGGGGACGGCGCCGAGATCGGGTCCGGCTCCGACGCCGACGCGGTGACCCCGGGTGGCCCCGCGGCGAAGGCCGGGCTGGAGCCGGGGGACATCATCGTCGCGGTCAACGGCGAGCGGATCACGACGGCCGACGAGCTGATCGTCGCGATCCGCAGCCGGGTGCCGGGCGACCGGATCACGTTGACCTATCTGCGCGACGGGCATCGCCACGAGGTCTCCCTCGTGCTCGGGTCGAGCCGCAGCACCTGA
- a CDS encoding O-methyltransferase: protein MPERSEAEIALDNWRHAEAWLEEDDPIAAARPKGKGLGAVPIGAGGGAMLRFLAASVNARAIVEVGTGAGVSGTWLLRGMAPDGLLTSIDAEAEHQRVAKQTFLAAGFPLSRFRLIAGNALEVLPRLSDGAYDMFFGDAAKEEYSAYLDEAIRLLRPGGILAFDNALWHGHVADESNRDAGTVAVRELLRRVRDDERLVPVLVPSGDGLLIAQVRPTDHPAPPDPDQPTQ from the coding sequence GTGCCCGAACGCAGCGAGGCCGAGATCGCGCTGGACAACTGGCGTCACGCGGAGGCCTGGCTCGAAGAGGACGACCCGATCGCGGCGGCCCGCCCGAAAGGCAAAGGGCTCGGCGCCGTACCGATCGGTGCCGGCGGCGGGGCGATGCTGCGCTTCCTGGCCGCCAGCGTCAACGCCCGGGCCATCGTGGAGGTCGGCACCGGTGCAGGCGTGTCCGGAACGTGGTTGCTGCGCGGCATGGCGCCCGACGGCCTGCTCACCTCGATCGACGCCGAAGCCGAGCACCAGCGCGTCGCGAAGCAGACCTTCCTCGCGGCCGGCTTCCCGCTGTCACGGTTTCGGCTGATCGCCGGCAACGCCCTCGAGGTGCTGCCCAGGCTCTCCGACGGCGCCTACGACATGTTCTTCGGTGACGCCGCCAAGGAGGAGTACTCCGCCTATCTCGACGAGGCGATCCGGTTGCTTCGCCCCGGCGGCATCCTGGCTTTCGACAACGCGCTCTGGCACGGGCACGTCGCCGACGAGAGCAACCGCGACGCCGGAACCGTTGCGGTGCGTGAGCTGCTACGGCGGGTCCGCGACGACGAGCGGCTGGTCCCGGTGCTCGTCCCGAGCGGCGACGGCCTGCTGATCGCCCAGGTGCGCCCAACGGACCACCCCGCCCCGCCAGACCCAGACCAGCCCACCCAGTAA
- the glgC gene encoding glucose-1-phosphate adenylyltransferase, which translates to MAARGVLGMVLAGGEGKRLWPLTADRAKPAVPFGGIYRLIDLVLSNLVNSDLLRIVVLTQYKSHSLNRHISMNWRMSSLLGTYVTPVPAQQRLGPRWFAGSADAIYQSLNLIYDEQPSYVVVFGADHVYRMDARQMVEAHIASGAGVTVAGLRVPREQAKAFGIIQTSDGRKVDAFLEKPSDPPGLPDDPDMTLASMGNYVFDTRVLVDAVKRDAFDERSNHDLGGDVIPALVDAGEVGVYDFDSNVIPGATERDAAYWRDVGSIETYHDAHMDLVSARPAFNLWNYQWPILTATPPLPPAKFVYDEPGRIGSAIESLVSPGCVVSGARVRRSVLSPRVDIHTGSEVDECVLLDGVDVGRGAVLRRAIIDKGVVVPPGVSIGVDHGEDRARGFFVSDTGIVVVGKGQTIPT; encoded by the coding sequence GTGGCTGCCCGTGGCGTGCTCGGCATGGTCCTTGCGGGCGGTGAAGGCAAGCGGCTGTGGCCGCTGACCGCGGATCGGGCCAAGCCCGCCGTACCGTTCGGCGGAATCTACCGGTTGATCGACCTGGTGCTGTCCAACCTGGTCAACTCCGACCTGCTGCGCATCGTGGTGCTGACGCAGTACAAGTCGCACTCGCTCAACCGCCACATCTCGATGAACTGGCGGATGTCGTCGCTGCTCGGCACCTATGTGACGCCGGTGCCGGCGCAGCAACGGCTGGGTCCCCGGTGGTTCGCCGGGTCGGCGGATGCGATCTACCAGTCGCTGAACCTGATCTACGACGAGCAGCCGAGCTACGTCGTCGTGTTCGGCGCCGACCACGTCTACCGGATGGACGCCCGCCAGATGGTCGAGGCGCACATCGCGTCGGGTGCCGGCGTGACCGTGGCGGGGCTGCGCGTGCCGCGGGAGCAGGCGAAGGCGTTCGGCATCATCCAGACCTCGGACGGGCGCAAGGTCGACGCGTTTCTCGAGAAGCCGTCCGACCCGCCGGGGCTGCCCGACGACCCGGACATGACGCTCGCCTCGATGGGCAACTACGTGTTCGACACGCGGGTGCTCGTCGACGCCGTGAAGCGTGACGCCTTCGACGAGCGGTCGAATCACGACCTCGGCGGGGACGTGATCCCGGCTCTCGTGGACGCCGGGGAGGTCGGCGTCTACGACTTCGACTCCAACGTGATCCCGGGTGCCACGGAGCGTGACGCCGCCTACTGGCGTGACGTGGGAAGCATCGAGACCTACCACGACGCGCACATGGACCTGGTGTCGGCGCGGCCGGCGTTCAACCTGTGGAACTACCAATGGCCGATTCTCACCGCCACGCCGCCGCTGCCGCCGGCGAAGTTCGTCTACGACGAGCCGGGCCGCATCGGCAGCGCCATCGAGTCGCTGGTCTCGCCCGGTTGCGTGGTGTCGGGGGCGCGGGTACGCCGGTCGGTGCTCTCGCCACGCGTCGACATCCACACCGGCTCGGAGGTCGACGAGTGCGTGCTGCTCGACGGCGTCGACGTGGGTCGTGGTGCAGTGTTGCGGCGAGCGATCATCGACAAAGGTGTCGTCGTACCTCCCGGGGTCTCGATCGGAGTCGACCACGGCGAGGACCGGGCGCGCGGCTTCTTCGTCAGCGACACCGGCATCGTGGTGGTCGGCAAAGGCCAAACCATCCCGACCTGA
- a CDS encoding leucyl aminopeptidase has translation MATAPSIAAVRGPLVGAGQVLALPTVPRRRGLPDVGAGAEALDALGVDPGPFLKAEQASGKAGELVAIPLHRDGVDQVLLVGCGDGTPAQLRRVGAALARRASGSKSLATTIAACRGPEEVRALAEGVGLASYKFRAGAEAKPSALRRVKLVVDNAAECKSALAQAAAVVAAVHLARDLANQPSLQKSPQWLAERAGELCEAAGLAVRIRTETELAAEGFGGVVAVGRGSSRPPRLFEASWDRPGATRHVVLVGKGITFDSGGLSLKPPDGMPSMKTDMAGGAAVIATMTALAALGVRVKVTALVPMAENLPGADAMRPGDVIRHYGGTTSEVLNTDAEGRLVLADALAYASRELAPDVVVDIATLTGAAYLGLGKRHAACYATTDGLRDELVSAAESAGERVWSMPLVEDYRDSLESPIADLRNIGEPAKHYSGGSITAALFLREFVRRGNGAVPWAHFDVAGPARADGDEHEVTKGATGFGVRTFLRWLESLS, from the coding sequence GTGGCGACGGCTCCGTCGATCGCGGCCGTTCGCGGGCCGCTGGTCGGCGCTGGCCAGGTTCTCGCCCTTCCCACCGTCCCACGCCGACGCGGTCTGCCGGACGTGGGTGCCGGCGCCGAGGCGCTAGACGCGCTCGGCGTCGATCCCGGCCCGTTCCTGAAGGCGGAGCAGGCCAGCGGCAAAGCGGGTGAGCTGGTCGCCATCCCGCTGCATCGCGACGGGGTCGACCAGGTACTGCTCGTCGGCTGCGGTGACGGTACGCCGGCGCAGCTGCGGCGGGTCGGCGCGGCTCTCGCCCGCCGTGCGTCGGGTTCGAAGTCGCTGGCCACGACCATCGCCGCGTGCCGCGGCCCCGAGGAGGTTCGCGCGCTGGCCGAGGGCGTGGGCCTGGCGTCGTACAAGTTCCGCGCCGGGGCGGAGGCGAAGCCGTCCGCGCTGCGGCGGGTGAAGCTCGTCGTCGACAACGCCGCCGAGTGCAAGTCCGCGCTCGCGCAGGCGGCCGCGGTGGTCGCCGCGGTGCACCTGGCGCGCGACCTGGCGAACCAGCCGTCGCTGCAGAAGTCGCCGCAGTGGCTCGCGGAGCGGGCCGGCGAGCTGTGTGAGGCCGCGGGGCTGGCGGTGCGGATCCGCACTGAGACCGAGCTGGCCGCGGAGGGATTCGGCGGCGTCGTCGCGGTGGGCCGCGGGTCCTCGCGCCCGCCGCGGCTGTTCGAGGCCAGCTGGGACCGGCCGGGTGCGACGCGCCACGTCGTACTCGTCGGCAAAGGCATCACCTTCGACAGCGGTGGGCTGTCGCTCAAGCCCCCGGACGGCATGCCGTCGATGAAGACCGACATGGCAGGCGGCGCGGCGGTCATCGCCACGATGACGGCGCTGGCCGCCCTCGGCGTACGCGTGAAGGTCACCGCCCTCGTGCCGATGGCCGAGAACCTTCCCGGCGCGGACGCGATGCGCCCCGGGGACGTCATCCGCCACTACGGCGGCACCACCAGCGAGGTGCTCAACACCGACGCCGAGGGCCGGCTGGTCCTTGCGGACGCGCTCGCCTACGCCAGCCGTGAGCTCGCGCCCGACGTGGTCGTGGACATCGCGACGCTGACCGGGGCGGCCTATCTCGGGCTCGGCAAACGCCACGCCGCTTGCTACGCCACCACCGACGGGCTGCGTGACGAGCTCGTCAGCGCCGCCGAGAGCGCCGGCGAACGGGTGTGGTCGATGCCGCTGGTCGAGGACTATCGCGACAGCCTGGAGTCCCCGATCGCCGACCTGCGCAACATCGGCGAGCCCGCCAAGCACTACAGCGGCGGGTCGATCACGGCGGCGCTGTTCCTGCGCGAGTTCGTACGGCGGGGCAACGGCGCCGTGCCGTGGGCGCACTTCGACGTGGCTGGGCCGGCGCGCGCCGACGGGGACGAGCACGAGGTCACCAAGGGCGCGACCGGGTTCGGCGTACGCACGTTCCTGCGCTGGCTCGAAAGCCTGTCATAG
- a CDS encoding DUF3117 domain-containing protein — protein sequence MAAMKPRTGDGPLEVTKEGRDILMRVPLEGGGRLVVAMTPDEATALGDALKSAVA from the coding sequence ATGGCTGCCATGAAGCCGCGGACGGGCGATGGTCCGCTCGAGGTGACCAAGGAGGGGCGCGACATCCTGATGCGCGTGCCTCTCGAGGGTGGTGGCCGCCTCGTCGTGGCGATGACGCCCGACGAGGCCACGGCACTCGGTGACGCGCTGAAGTCCGCCGTCGCCTAG
- a CDS encoding Ig-like domain-containing protein produces MRRELVATSLTALLAVSLTPSHADEADAATAAGDLTVTPAALSVTKGGEVSLTVQVGGAGGAQQLSYVVVGRNDGVHGNVTTGADGTATIGYRDRGGTGSPTSDTVAVIDAGDDESATGTVDFLDGPAYAQQVSMDASGLAVDDDACSTDGATPVTAVPLARVTVVCAAVTNALGEALAGKPVVFTVSDGSVGPAEPVGQPEAAAESSYPATTDRAGVAFAAVTATTPGQQQVTATADRLSGHAAIGYAPPEPADAAALTVSPASASIVAGRSRRFVVRVVDGFGNPVGGVAVDLAVSDTGALAAGTESQPVTAADGTATVTVTTRRRQHGAGRLTATIASPAAQCPAGSCTAAASYTVSAPVVPTSLTVEAAPGARAGAIELVAAVVTGAGGVPAPGQPVHFAVAGTDAASGIVRTNAKGVALFGYPVSRKGRDTIRAWDDVNRDGRHGQAEPAGSLALVSGPEPAVDRPKK; encoded by the coding sequence ACCGCCCTGCTCGCCGTCAGCCTCACACCCAGCCACGCCGATGAGGCCGATGCGGCGACCGCGGCCGGTGACCTCACGGTGACGCCGGCGGCGCTGTCGGTCACGAAGGGCGGCGAGGTGTCGCTGACGGTGCAGGTCGGCGGGGCCGGCGGGGCGCAGCAGCTCTCCTACGTCGTCGTCGGGCGCAACGACGGCGTTCATGGCAACGTCACGACCGGCGCGGACGGTACGGCGACGATCGGCTACCGCGACCGCGGCGGCACCGGCAGCCCGACGAGTGACACGGTGGCCGTCATCGACGCCGGCGACGACGAGTCCGCGACCGGCACGGTCGACTTCCTCGACGGGCCGGCGTACGCCCAGCAGGTGTCGATGGATGCCAGCGGGCTCGCCGTCGACGACGACGCGTGCTCCACCGACGGCGCCACGCCGGTGACGGCTGTCCCGCTGGCGCGCGTGACTGTCGTCTGCGCCGCGGTGACCAACGCCCTCGGCGAGGCGCTGGCCGGAAAGCCCGTCGTCTTCACCGTCTCGGACGGCTCGGTGGGCCCGGCCGAGCCGGTCGGCCAACCGGAGGCAGCAGCTGAGTCGAGCTATCCGGCCACCACCGACCGGGCCGGCGTCGCCTTCGCCGCGGTCACGGCCACCACCCCGGGTCAGCAGCAGGTCACCGCGACCGCCGACCGGCTCTCCGGCCACGCCGCGATCGGCTACGCGCCGCCCGAACCCGCCGACGCCGCGGCGCTCACCGTCTCGCCGGCATCCGCATCGATCGTCGCCGGCCGGTCGCGCCGCTTTGTCGTACGGGTGGTCGACGGCTTCGGCAACCCCGTCGGCGGCGTCGCGGTCGACCTGGCCGTCAGCGACACCGGCGCGCTCGCGGCCGGGACCGAGTCCCAGCCGGTCACCGCGGCGGACGGTACGGCGACGGTCACGGTCACGACCCGCCGCCGCCAGCACGGCGCCGGCAGGCTGACCGCCACGATCGCCTCCCCGGCCGCGCAGTGCCCAGCCGGGTCGTGCACCGCGGCGGCGAGCTACACGGTGTCGGCCCCCGTCGTGCCGACCAGCCTCACCGTCGAAGCCGCGCCCGGCGCGCGAGCGGGCGCGATCGAGCTCGTCGCGGCGGTGGTGACCGGGGCGGGCGGGGTGCCGGCGCCTGGCCAGCCCGTTCACTTCGCCGTGGCCGGCACCGACGCGGCGTCGGGGATCGTCCGCACCAACGCGAAAGGTGTGGCCCTGTTCGGCTACCCGGTCTCGCGAAAAGGCAGGGACACGATCCGCGCGTGGGACGACGTCAACCGCGACGGACGCCACGGGCAAGCGGAGCCGGCGGGCTCGCTGGCCCTGGTGAGCGGCCCTGAACCGGCGGTAGACCGACCGAAAAAATAG